The nucleotide window CTGTACGCGTTCGATCCACCGTTCGATCAGCGTCCCGATCGAAAACTCTTGCAAACTTCCGAAGAACGATCCGACGGTGATCTCCGGATCGGCGCGACCGGAATTcagcgcgctcgcgctcgcgttcGTAGTCGCCGGCGACGCACGGAGCGGCGAAATGACAAAGCTGCgccataatcgaagaactttcAATCAAGATGGGATAAAGTGGTGCCATTTTTTTTACGTTACTGATGAAACGTTGCGGAATAATGGAAAAATAGACGGAACGGTGTGTGAACATTTTATAACCTCGAAAATTAATGttcgaattgaaataattgCACGAAATCGTGATTTATCCGATATTATTTACAGTTGGATCTTTTCTTTTAATATTAAACCCACTGAGCATTAAAAATGACTAgtctaattaatataaataataaaataaatttaatataaattaaatatatttaatcgattccagtgaaagaaaaaattctgtaatttcaacaattttaaactGAACAAAATATGATCCTGGTGATTTCGACCGcagtggtaggtttagtgttaaggtTTAGCATGTTGCACATCGTTTCCCATAGATTTTGGCACGCCGATTTCAAATTCGGGCGCAGAATGTATCTAGCGCATCCAGGGTTTTGACCAAAATCTGCGGCGTGTCGTGCCATTTCAACGATGAAACGACGATTTCCGTTGGCTTATTCGTTCGACTCGATTTCTTTACAAAATTCTGATGCGACGATCTATGGGAAACCATGCATACATATACGGTGCTGCGAATAATCGTGAACTCgatgtaacttttacattttcagcgatgtttaaacaaaaatgggacAGAACGTCATACTTGCTTATTTCCATGTTAGAAATAATAGGAGATGgagatacatatattttataatgtattatttttataatatatattatgcatatatattatatatattatattatatgtattatatatgttatattgcGTATATTATACATACTATATTATgtgtattaaaatatatattattacaatacatattatacattagatattatgttatatatcatatatatatattatattatttatacataatatataatataatctcttcttttcgttttcgttcaaatatcggtaaaactgtaaaagttacttcgagtttACAACGATTCGAAAGACCGTAGGGTGTCCACCTTTAACCGAATTACCCtatatatttgaaactaaccttaACAAACTACAATATATTCGTACATTTCCATACAAAaatcaatcgaataaaaaactaccgaaatataatatttcgttAAGCAAGCCCTCGTCTATACACatcaatatatgtatacatatcgATATAACGATGTAAAATGTACATCGAGTCTGGCGCAATCGCTGCGAACGCCGCTGCAATCGATTTCGCCAAAAACTCCGTCATTTCGCCGCACTGCGCGGCGTCCGTGGAAGCCGACcgcgttatacagggtgtcccgaaaatgtcacgcaatctgaaagtgacgagttcctcggatcatttgaagcaactttttcctttacaaaaattttctccgaggcaccgtcaacgagttattaacgaaaaacagtgaccaatgaaaggccagctcggctggcgcgaggcgaccgtgccaatgagcggaactgggcttcgcgcgctggttggctggaccgcctcgcgttggccgtactcgattcttattggtcactgtttttcgttaataactcgttaacggtgcctcggagaaaatttttgtaaaggaagaagttgcttcaaatgatccgagggacccgacatttccggattgcgagacatttttgggccaCCCCGTATGTACATTCCAATCCGAGATCGTCGTGCGAAGTCGCGCGTGTACGCGAGACGCGACAACGGCGGTCGAAGCACCGGTTAAAAACAAGATCGTTCCGTGCGGGTTTGTCGCGACCGATCGCCGAGGACAACCGACGAAATCCCGAGAAGCGGCGCGAAGGTGTAGCCGTCGCCTTTGCCGGCTCGCAGCGAAGTGGTGCGCGCGGCTCGGCGACCGGCGGCGTTCGATCGCGTTCCGAGCGGTGCGGCGCGGAGCGAAGCGGCGCGGAGCGTAGTCAGCTCTTACCTGTTAAGGTCATCTCGTCAGATGATACGAAGCTCGACTTCTCCACGCATGGACATTACTCTCCTGGGGCcgttgctcttgctgcttgCGATTCGTTTCGATTCGGGCTTAACGGCGAGCTGCGGCGACGCGGTTCTCGCGCTCGCGCGTCCTCCGATTTCCCGTCCGCGATCTCCGGTGTCTCCCGGCGGCGTGAGCTCCACCGGCTGCCCTCGCGACCGGCGGTCTTCCTCTTCCGACGACCTCTTCTACTCCTGACCCGTGGCACAGCACACCCTGCGCCACGAAATCTGACGGCAGGAGGCCCTGCTCCGGTCTAAAATCGTCCCGACACCGCACTCTCGGCTTCGTCGTTTTAACGAAACGCGCACATGCGCCGTCCGCCCGCGATTCCTGCTCTCCTACGCCTctcttcttcctctttctccctctttctatctttctccGTAGATCCGCGatgcgacgcgaggcgacgcgacgccgtgcgacgcggcgcgacacACTTCACCCTCCACACCCACTTTcttcgcccccccccccactcccTGTCGCCGTCGCTCCGGCGATCCGTTCCCCCGATTCCCGATCCATCCTATGCCCGCCCCCCGCCCCTGATGTAACGTCGCGCGCCGATGCTTTTTATCGCCGAGCATCGGCCGCTTTTCGCGTTCGCTTTCGCTCGCGACGGAAATCGTCGCCGCGACGGTCAGCGACGCGAGCCTTacgaaaacagtgaccaatgagaggcgagctcggctgtcgcgaggcgaccgagccaatgagcggaactgggcttcgtgcgctggttggctgagccgcctcgcgtcggccgtactcgattcttattggtcactgtttttcgttaataactcgttaacggtgcctcggagaaaattttcgtaaagccatttccggattacgagacatttttgggacactctgtatattatataaataatgaaCATTTGCTAGCTGATTTTGCTTACAATTATGGTTTTAATAATTGcaaatgcgaaacagatttatttaaatgttttaaatatcCAAGTTGAAATTCGGTGTaatttttgaataatttttgaataactttttaattgattttcattttttcaattaattCGCGCCATGATAATCCATCTTCGTTCTAATAaagttgtattattattattatatatatatattacaacaaatttttctgatttatcgTTGACACCAAATTTCGATGATCGAAACGAATGAAAATTGAAACGCTATGAAACGCGATTAGGTCTCGCAGAGAGAAGGTGATCTTTTAGGTTTCGCAGAAATAAAACACGTGCAGGATTCAAATTCAACAGGATGtttgtaaatatatttattacgaGTAAAGACAGTAAGaataatcataataaataagaataaataacaataatttataatagtatGCAACTGTGTCGATATAGTTCACTCTCTTGACACATGTAGTACGTATATTATGCTATGTGGTTCTTTGGTGGTCGTTTGATATGGTTCTTGAATTGAAGGCACAAGAATTGTGCTGCGAACAATTGGCTCCCGAAGCTATTGTTACTATTGTTACTGCGCCGCAATTTCAACGAAACTTTCGAATCGCGTTAAATCGATCGAAGATAATCGTGGCCACGGTTATAGCCTCCGATTATGGTTTCCGGAATTATTCTGAAACTTCTGAATTTCGAAAATTTCCGAGATTCGGAACCACGATCGATTTTTATAAACGATTCGCGATTAAGTCCGCGAACGTTGAAAATTCCTTTTACAAATCAGACATTCGTCTGTGAACGTTCATcgtgaaaatttttgtaattttacaCGCAGGATGAGCAACGTAACTTGATCGTCTTTAATATCCGATTTATTTTCGATATGAGAAAAACAGATTGCAGATTTCATAATAAGATAATTCATATTCGTATCTGTATAATATGCGTTCGATTCgaagaagcaaattatttattatttcaattatagtaaattatatcaattttctataataaatgatattatattattaccaatattattatattaattattataataattagttataataataataatgaactataattgtaacaattaatataacattattGATTATAGTAGAtcataataagtaatatatattatcaattattacgtcagtaataatattatattaattattataataatattatattattacttgcATACGTGAGACGCACataaatgtattataaataaacaaacaatttttCTCGAGGCTGGCTTCTTTCAATTCTTCATCAATTTGCAATAAATGTTTtacttaaatatatataaaatgtaaataaatcaaGAACAATTTACTGTCCCATTAGAACATATCGTTCGTATAACTGCGATCATCTTTTTAAAATCATAGACACAAACATTCGTCGCTTTCAATTCGAGCAACATTTTCCCAAAAGTTGCTTCCGCGTTACAAAAGCGAATTTCAGGTGACCAAGTTACGTTACCCAGCCTGAACATCAAAACCAGAGGTACGAAACGACGAATCTCGCGCAGACGAGCCACGCTTCGTTCACGACCGATCAAATCCCGCGGCTATTCGAGCCGTTCGTTTCCGGTCCACGGTGGTCCGCGCGAGCATGATCAACGGTGCACAGTAAAtactctctaattcgcgctcagattgcgcacagaaatgcacaatttgagaagaggagacacgatttattccagcctcgcggctcgcttttataattaaattttaatatttcacaatgtaataaatgaataataaattcaaataacatactttataatgtaataaaaataaataataaatttaaagaatatattttacaatatgataaacgaataataaattcaaatgaaaaattgtataatataataaatgtatactAAATTTAACTAACAACTTTTACAATAAAATAGATAACCTTGAcaaccggtaactataaaaacgagccaaaattgtcaatttttgcgcgcaatctaaaTCTCAATCTTATCAAATTAGAGATAAAATCCCTATATTTCGGTTCCGCCTCCGCTCAAGAATCGTCAATGATATTTCCTCCCGGATCAAGATCTTCCGGATCAGTTCAACCCTGCCGATATATCGCTCTCGATCTCCCAATCTCTCCGACGACCCGCTGTCATCATCATTGTTTCCGTTCGGACCACCACCATCCGCGCGAGACTCGCCCCCTAATCTCGTGCTGGATCCACCTGTACAGAAGCAGCGCGATGAACGGTATCGCGAGGGTCTCCTTCTTGAACAGATAAACGTAGACGGCGGCCATCAGGAGGATCAGATCGGTGACATAGCCGACGGTGAACCTGACGTTCTTCTGCGCTTCGATGGCCAGCTGTTCGCCGTTCGGCCGGCCCTGGACCAGGTCCCTTTCGACGCCAGATCCGCGCCTGGATCCGCGGTACTTCTTGCTCTCCAGCGCCTTCTGCAGCCGCTCCATCTTCGCCTTCACCGGTGTCTCCTTCCTGCTCCTGCTCCTGTCCCTGGAACTGGACCTGGAGTGCGAAGGCTTCCTCGACCTGCGAGCCTCGTCGTCCACGGACCTCTCTTTGACCAGTCGTTGGTCCTCGGACCCGGTCCGCGAGACGGGTCGCCTGTCCTGAGAGGCGCCGCGGGCCCTGGTCTTCGAAGAGGACCTTGAAGACCCGCCGCCTCTCTCGGACGACGCGTTCCTGGACCTCGAGGCGGGCGACTGGGTCCTGCTCGATGCTCTGGAGGCTCGCGCGTCCTTCGCGGAGTCCCTGACGGAGTCCCTGACGAGCTCCTTGCCAGACTTTGTATCCCTCGCCGGGGTGGTCCCGCGGGAACCGGCGCTCCTTCTCGGCTTCCGGAGCTCTTCCTGCCTCGCCCCGTCGACCTTGCTCTCCCTCCTCACCGCAGCCCGCTGCTTCTCCGTCTCTCTAACGTCCTGCTTCTTCGTCACAACGTTCTCGCCCCGATCCCGCCCTAAATTGCCCTGCTCTTCTGAGTAGGATGACCTTCGCGAGCCGGCGAGGCCGTCACTGAACCTCCGCTCCTCCGAGCCCCGGTAACTATAACGGCTTGAGTGCTCCCTGACGATCTCGGTATAGTGATTCACGACCGCCATCCGCGCCTCGACGTCCTCCTCGTCGATCTCCTCCTCGGAGGCGGCCGACCGCATCTTCGCCTGGATCCTGCGCGTCTTCGCCGCCTCGCCGGCCGACATCATGCTGTCTGTGTCGGACTCCGACAAAGCCGGCGGCTTCATCGTCTGCGGCTCGTTGACCTCCTCATCCCTGGTGACCACGGGGTGCACGGATTGCACCGGAGGCACCTTTCGGACGGGCTTCTCCGGCGGGATCGACCTGCCGAAGCTGTTCACCGGGATCGGCTGCTCCTCTTTTGGCTTCTTCAGGATCGACTTCGGGACCAGGTTGGTGGGCGACGCGGGTCCTGGCGAGGTCGGCGTGGGCGGAGTCACGTCCAGGGTGGGGATCTTGTGCGCGTGAATCGCGAGAGGCTCCAGGTCCATGTGCTGGACCGGTCTGCCTCGAGGATGGTACGTGTCCTCCTCTTCAAGGACTTGTCTCGCCAGGATCCTCGCCTTGAGCAGCTTCAGGTCCTCGCTGTCCTCGCTGCTGCCTTCCTCCGACGACTCCTCCGATGTCTCGATgctctcttcctcttcctcttcatcGTCCTCTTGCTCCTCCTGCTCTCTAGGCTCCGGCTGAACCGCCGGCGTCGCCGGTTCAATCGCCGAAACCACCCCTTGGCTGCGCGAGCCGCCCCCGCTCGCCTCCGCCTGCCACGGCATCGATCTCGCCGCCttatcctcctcctcctcttcccccTCCGGAACCAGTGGCACGTTCGCATCGTGCCACCTGCGCAGCCGCGTCGCCGCCTCCGCCTCCTTGTCCAACCCCCAGACGCCGGCCGACGGATCCGCGTCGCTCGGCAAGTTCGGATCCGATCTGGCCTCTATGTCCGGCAAGACGGTCGGCGCCGTCAGCCTCGACGGCGACTTCAGCACCTCCGGCTGGCCCTCGCTCGACCGCCGACGGTTCTTCTTCGCCTGCCAGCTGATCAGGTTCTGCGCAGTTACGCCCGGGTTCGACAGTCTGCGCAGCACCGTAGAGCGCCGCGGGTCCTGCGCCTCCGCGTCCCCTCCCGTACCGCCCCCCTCCGCCACCGACGCAAGCTCACCGGTCCTCCGCTCCACCCGCGTCCTACGTTTCGCCTGCTCCGACGCCTCTTCCGCTGCCACCGCGCGGTAGAACCGCTCCATTGCTCGCTCGTGCAGAAGCTCCGTCGAGCTCACCGCTTCCCGAAGCGTCTCTACCACTTGGTGCTCCTGGCTGAACAGCTCCGGCAAGGATAGCGACATTGGCGGAGGGATCAGGTCGTCCATCTCGTCCCCTTCGTCTGCCCCTGCTTGTCTTCCTTCTGTGGGGTGATCGTTTTGGTTTTAGTTTCTCTTCTTTGGAGATGGTTTTTCGAATTAgtgtttaatataatattggTGCATTGTTATTTTTGTGATGTAGTAGTGTGACTGATCTTGTTAATAGTAAATATATTGTATGTAATAatgtattattgttgttgttatatatgataataattggagtaatatactaatatgactaaacatattgatataaaatatattagtgCACGTTATTTTTGTGATGCACTAGTATGACTGATCTTGTTAgtattaaatatattgtatataataatgtattattgttgttgttatatataataataattgaagtaATATACTAATATGACTAAACAAAttgatattaaatatattagtgTACGTTATTGTTATGATATACTAATATGACTAATCgtgttaatattaaatatattgtatataatagtatattattattgttatatataataataattattgtaatatattaatatgacTAAACATAttgatattaaatatattactatacgtaattgttatatatgtatatatgactATTGTTATGATATGACTAAGCatgttaatattaaatatattactatatatcatacgtataattattataatatattatattaatagtattgcGCTAGATTATAAATTAACAAAGTCTAATAATACATGGTACTATTAACCTGCTCCTTCATTGACATGTTATCTTTTTAAATGACGTAATAAGATAAGTTAACGATTCATTGATATTACTATATGTAcacattaatatatttaattattaatatatatcataattattatgtataatatatattatatataataaagtatagaatatagtattaaatatagtatattacagtatattatattatattatatataatatattaagtaGTATATTaagtagtatataataatattaatggttTTCCAATGAAAAAAAACAACCACGACTTTACCCGAAGTCTTCGACGAACCGACGACGACGTCCAGAAGTTTCTTGTCTTGGTCGTCGGGGTACAGAACCAGCATAAACTCCGAGCTTCCGTGCAGCGCGCTTTCGTCGTCCTCTCTCGGGGTTGTCGGTGAGCCCGGCTTGTCGTCCAACGAGTGACTCTTCGCGAACGGTGGTGGCTCCGGTTCGTCGACGATCGCCTGCTGCTTCCTCAAGGTCAAGCTGACCGAGTGACGAAGAGGAGGCGTGGACGCTGCCGGACTCTCCTCCTCTGGAATTTGCTGCATCGACAAAGGGGACATGCTGCGCTCCCTCGATACGGAAGTCGATCGCGATCGAGACTCCCGGTACGTGGATCGTCTGGCGGACTCCTCCTCGGGGGGCGGCGACGCTGGCACGGCGACGGGGGATGTTACGGTTGCTACAGTATCTTTTACTTGATTTGTAATCTGTTCGAAAAGTTGCTTCGTTAAAAACATTGTAGTTTATCGAGGGATgcgatttttgtttatttttctcttttaaccctttcagaGGCACTGGGCTCAAGTATTTTTATCGTTTAAGTGTGCTGCCATCTATGCATAGGTCCCACCACCCCCAATTTTAAGGGGTGAAACGTTAAAAGTAACAGAAAAGTGAATAACAGCtgtgataaataataaatagtaaaagATTGCTGTGATATGattatagcaatattatataatcattatattactatattatagcaatatataatataatcattgtATTGCTATATTAtagcaatatataatataatcattatCTTGCTATattatagcaatattatatatatattatataatattgctataagcaatttttttactatttattatttatcacaGCTGTTATTcgcttttatataattattatattgctataattattatataattatatgctattatattatatattatatattatatattataagcaataattattatataattatagcaatataatgtaataataccaTTATATGATAAAATTACGGTAAGCGAATGTTccaatttttttgaaaattcatatGGTGCCCATGAAAGGGTTCATTTATAGATCGTATATGTCGATAGATTACCAGCTATGTCTCAGAATAATTACAACAATTATCGCGAACAGTGAATTTCAGCGTTGCACAACGAAGTCGTTTTATTCTTAGCAAGAAATATTTGTTAATAACTTTTCGCTTATGTATTAGACTTAATAAGGTATTCGGCAAGATACTAATAAGCACCGAAATACAATTTTTTCCAAGATAATTTGTCGAAAcagaaatcaaataaaaatagttTCTATGAATTCTTCACGTTTGTTTACCAGCTGAAagaaaaattaggaagaatttactgtgctcgtctttatattaaatatattagtgCACGTAATTGTTATGATATACTAGTATGACTATACTATAAAAATAGTTTCTatgaattgtccacttttgtttgctAAAGgaaaatttgggagaatttactgtgctcgTATTTTTCCCACGAATGCACCAAATCCGCAATCCACCAATTAAAAACATTCGATAGAAAATTGGTCGGCAAAGGAACGAACGACTTGCCTCGGTATTCGTTACGTTCGCGCCGATACTCGAGCGATCCGTGTAAATCTCGGATCGGCTGTCGTGCTTTGTATTGGAATGATCCCTCGATCTGGCAGGGGGCACCGGCGGCTCCGACTTGTCCAACGTGTCCATAGCGAATGTGACTCTGCTGTCCGCTCTGGACGGTCTGCTGAGTCTTTGAGCCGACACGGACCGACTGTTGGGCCCGAAACGTCCCTCGTCCTCCTCGTCCCTGCCCCGGCCCTCTTCCCGCGTCAGGCTTCTCGTTCTTTGAGTCGGCATGGCAAAGCTCACCTCGCGCTTCTCCCGCGATCGGATTTCACGGTGGCTCTGCGACTTCCCGCCCATGGAAGGTGTCACTATACTGTTTTTCCAGAGAAGCAAAAAAAGCATgttaactacagtaatttctcccaggaATGTCGAGAATCGCGGCGCTTTTTTATTATCGCCAATTGTGACTATAGAAATACCATAATAATGTATACAGCTATGTAtagacaactataaaaatatcttctctttccacacaaattgtacatttattaattttattattaaattatattatatatttgaaaattgaaaaattaataaataaagttaataatatatacttacattatatataatataactatatattattagtttcatctattcatttaatatatataatgtataattatattacatataattaataaattaaattaataatatataagatatgtataatataattacatattattagtttcatttattaatataatatatataatgtataattatattatatataatataattgtatattaataatctcatttattaatttttcaattaggtagaatttactgtaccgttATTATCGTTATAAGTTGACATACTTTATATGACCGTTCGACAGCGTTAGAACAACATTTTGTCTATCGTTCGACAATCTCGGTCGGTATGTTagataattaaaattttcgaacGGTACCCTCTCTTTAAATCTGGAATGAAGATCACATCGCTTTCTTCGCTAGGCTCGCTCATGCCATAAGGATTCTCAGCCTTCACCCGAAATTTATACTCCGATCCCTCGATCAGCTCCGACAAGGTCGCCTTGGTCTGTCTACTGGTGGTCGCCTTCAACCAAACGTCCCAGCCAATCTAAGGAACAATTATTTATAGTTAATCGTTGATCTATTAGGGGAACGTAAATTTGCGCCGATCGTCGCAGTAACGTTTGCGCAACCCACCCTGTAATACTCGACGATATACGTTCCTATTTTGCAACCACCGTCGTCCTCTGGTTCCTGCCAAGACAGTGTCACCGACCTGCCCAGTGTCATGGTGACCATAGCTTTCCCAGGCGCGGCCGGTCGGTCTGAAAGCGCAATTTTTTCATTAGAGAATCGCTCAAATGCGGATTTTTGTTTGAATTCCTATACaaattttctataatttaaGTTTGTGTTAAAAAGctattgtaatttaaatttatgACAAATActcattacaattaaattttatattgaaatttCTATATAAAAACCTACCGTAATTTAAATCTCTATcgaaaatctattacaatttaaagttataataaaaattaattacaattaaattttatattgaaaTTCCTATAAATAACTGTTATAATTTACATTTCTATTGAAAATTTACTACTATTTAAGTTTACGATAAATACTCGTTAcaattaaattttctatttgaATTTCTATAAGAATCTACTGTAATTTAAATCTCTATAAAAAATCTActacaatttaaatttataataaaactccattataattaaatgtcatattgaaaatccattataattaaattttatattaaaaatctatcaGAATCAAATTTTACATTAAAGATCTGTTACCCTCTAAAATTTAGAATAAAATTCCATTATAATTAAATCCGCCATTGAAATTCTTacaaaaatctattacaatttagaTTTCTATTCAAAATCTATTCGCCGTCGTTTTTAATTCGCGCGAAGAATGTTAATGCATTCTTCACAGCCCTGCTGCtacattgtatttatattaaccTGTGACTGTAACTAGAAATGAAGATATGTCCTCCCCAAGTTTATTTATGGCTTTGACCGTGTACTCTCCCCTGTCGATGCGCTTGGCATCCGGTATCTTTAGAATCGCCTCGATGTCCATCGTCTCGAAGACGTGTCTGCTGTCATCCGATATCAATTCGCCGTCGTGATACCACATCACGGAGGGCGGGGGTCGTCCAGCCATCGTCACCTTCAATCTGATAGTCTCGTCCTGTTCGAAAAGCAGCCCGTCCTCGTATTGTCGCGGGAGCCGGATTTTTGGTGGCGCTGGACAAACGAAAAAGTCGATGAAAATCGAGGAATCATTATCCAAAACTCGTACGAGCCTCGCGATTACCGTTACGTTTACTTTAAGATTGTCAGGAcacatttaattattttttatttactattattattattattattattactaagaggaggaatttatcgaataaacaTATTATTCGtacttttataaagtaatatacaagatgtcccataattatgttaacagccggaagcaggtgattcctgaggtcattcgaagcaactatttccttagcgaaaatgttctacgaggctttgtttacgagttattaacgaaaaacagtgaccaatcggagagcgagtgcggccggcgcACCACCCTCgaggccaatgccgcgtcgcgccggccgcctGACGCAGCGGTAGCagccgcgagggcggggcgtcagccgtacgccatctttcattggtcagcgtttttcgttaatagctcgtaaacgaagcctcgtagaacattttcgctaaggaaaaagttgcttcaaatgacctcagaaatcgCATGTCTCTgcctgttaacataattatgggacacgcTGTATAGTAGCCAGTATTTTAATGCTATGTAAATGCAGCGTTAAAGAAATCAGGATATTTGTAAAAATATGTTTGCCAGCCATTAAATTTagctattaaataaattattagctATTAGATAAACTGCTAAATATGCTACTAAATAAGCTACTAAGTTGCTACTATTTGCAATTGAAAGAAGTGGACAGATTGAAAGAATTGTCACTGTTTGAACACAGAGGAGCAATATATACATTTTGacaatttttttcgaaaatcgaaagctttgaaaatgaagctacgccttggttaaatatttaaaaaaacacGGCGAGAAGTTTCAGTATGAAATCGAATATCCTGCACACCTTCGAGCATCAGTCTAGCTTTGGTACTAGTGTGGCCGGCTCTGTTGGTGGCCGTGCACTTGATTTCGCCCT belongs to Megalopta genalis isolate 19385.01 chromosome 1, iyMegGena1_principal, whole genome shotgun sequence and includes:
- the LOC143258755 gene encoding uncharacterized protein LOC143258755, coding for MGNATTKNHYSKSSLVVGGASRRPRWEGSGLPAPPGKPILIPGADESQPEVVAIRWERSPSNGGSAIVGYLVEHRRLGSQHWVRSAPGLCTFPELTLSGLEPGWRYQFRIRAQNAVGLSRPSEISDPLTVTLQRSAASPPGFDLELKDTTVLENDQAEFVVRYTGSPLPKISWFKDGFEIFSSRRTRIITDSGRSVLLIHQTALNDEGEIKCTATNRAGHTSTKARLMLEAPPKIRLPRQYEDGLLFEQDETIRLKVTMAGRPPPSVMWYHDGELISDDSRHVFETMDIEAILKIPDAKRIDRGEYTVKAINKLGEDISSFLVTVTDRPAAPGKAMVTMTLGRSVTLSWQEPEDDGGCKIGTYIVEYYRIGWDVWLKATTSRQTKATLSELIEGSEYKFRVKAENPYGMSEPSEESDVIFIPDLKRGIVTPSMGGKSQSHREIRSREKREVSFAMPTQRTRSLTREEGRGRDEEDEGRFGPNSRSVSAQRLSRPSRADSRVTFAMDTLDKSEPPVPPARSRDHSNTKHDSRSEIYTDRSSIGANVTNTEITNQVKDTVATVTSPVAVPASPPPEEESARRSTYRESRSRSTSVSRERSMSPLSMQQIPEEESPAASTPPLRHSVSLTLRKQQAIVDEPEPPPFAKSHSLDDKPGSPTTPREDDESALHGSSEFMLVLYPDDQDKKLLDVVVGSSKTSEGRQAGADEGDEMDDLIPPPMSLSLPELFSQEHQVVETLREAVSSTELLHERAMERFYRAVAAEEASEQAKRRTRVERRTGELASVAEGGGTGGDAEAQDPRRSTVLRRLSNPGVTAQNLISWQAKKNRRRSSEGQPEVLKSPSRLTAPTVLPDIEARSDPNLPSDADPSAGVWGLDKEAEAATRLRRWHDANVPLVPEGEEEEEDKAARSMPWQAEASGGGSRSQGVVSAIEPATPAVQPEPREQEEQEDDEEEEEESIETSEESSEEGSSEDSEDLKLLKARILARQVLEEEDTYHPRGRPVQHMDLEPLAIHAHKIPTLDVTPPTPTSPGPASPTNLVPKSILKKPKEEQPIPVNSFGRSIPPEKPVRKVPPVQSVHPVVTRDEEVNEPQTMKPPALSESDTDSMMSAGEAAKTRRIQAKMRSAASEEEIDEEDVEARMAVVNHYTEIVREHSSRYSYRGSEERRFSDGLAGSRRSSYSEEQGNLGRDRGENVVTKKQDVRETEKQRAAVRRESKVDGARQEELRKPRRSAGSRGTTPARDTKSGKELVRDSVRDSAKDARASRASSRTQSPASRSRNASSERGGGSSRSSSKTRARGASQDRRPVSRTGSEDQRLVKERSVDDEARRSRKPSHSRSSSRDRSRSRKETPVKAKMERLQKALESKKYRGSRRGSGVERDLVQGRPNGEQLAIEAQKNVRFTVGYVTDLILLMAAVYVYLFKKETLAIPFIALLLYRWIQHEIRGRVSRGWWWSERKQ